One segment of Clostridium botulinum DNA contains the following:
- a CDS encoding MarR family winged helix-turn-helix transcriptional regulator, whose amino-acid sequence MEKSNEDNLDNSNGNIFIDPLEVIAKMTTVSELANRINDEFYKQFKLTRIQFRTLYFLHVFMKEGCSLSELSKKLRISKPSASNLIDRMVSSELVTRISNSEDRRSIKILITSKGIKIIEQAINRDKDFRLQILNFLSNEERQTLYKILVKMEKNMTENFL is encoded by the coding sequence GTGGAAAAGAGTAATGAAGATAACTTAGATAATAGTAATGGCAATATTTTTATTGATCCATTAGAAGTAATAGCCAAAATGACAACTGTATCTGAATTGGCTAATCGTATTAATGATGAATTTTATAAGCAGTTTAAATTAACACGAATACAATTTAGAACTTTATATTTTTTACATGTTTTTATGAAAGAGGGATGTAGTTTATCGGAACTTAGTAAGAAGTTACGTATTTCAAAACCGAGTGCAAGCAATCTAATAGATAGAATGGTATCTTCTGAATTAGTTACTCGAATTTCAAATAGTGAAGATCGTAGAAGTATAAAGATTTTAATAACAAGTAAAGGTATAAAAATTATTGAACAAGCAATTAATCGTGATAAAGATTTTAGGCTACAAATATTAAATTTTTTATCTAATGAAGAGAGACAAACATTATATAAAATATTAGTGAAAATGGAAAAAAACATGACTGAAAATTTTCTTTAA